The Pontibacter korlensis sequence CAGATAAAATCTTAGCGGCCGTTAGCGGCGGCATCGACTCCGTGGTACTCTGTGAGGTACTGCACCAGCTTAAGTACGACTTCGCCCTGGCACACTGCAACTTTGGGTTGCGTGCCGAAGATGCCGAGGCCGACCAGTTGTTCATCAAAAAGCTGGCCAAAAAGTATAACGTGCCTTTCTTTACCGAAAACTTTAACACCCGCGCGTTTGCTGAACAGGAGAAGCTCTCGACACAGATGGCAGCCCGCACCCTCCGCTATAACTGGTTTGAGCAGATACGCCAGCAAGAGGGTTATGACTACATCGCCACGGCCCACCATAGCAACGATACCACCGAAACCATATTGCTGCACCTGACAAAAGGCACCGGCATTGCAGGGCTGCACGGCATTCCGCCAAAGAACGGGCACATCATCCGACCTATGCTTTCGGTTACCAAAGATGATATTTATGAGTATGTAACCGAGCGAAAGCTAATCTGGCGCGAAGACAGCTCCAATCAGACCACCAAGTATCAGCGAAATAAGATCAGGCATGAAGTAATACCAGTGCTGAAGGAGATAAACCCTAACCTGGAGGAGACGATGCTGCACACAGCCGAACGTGTTAGCCATGCTGAAAGTATTGTAGCCGCCTACATTGAGAACCTGCGCCAGCAAAGTATAAAAGAGGAGGAAGAGGCTGTGTATGCGAGTCTGACACCATTGCAAAATGCCACTGGCCTGCCTGTGGTGCTGCACGAGCTGCTCAGGCCTTACAACTTTAGCTATGCTGTTGTGCTAGAACTGGTCGAGGCGTTGGAAGGAATTTCAGGCAAGCAGTTCGACTCCCCTACCCACACACTGGTAAAAGATAGAGAGCAATTGGTTATTACAAGACGCAACCTTAGCAGCTTTGGGAGTATACTGATAAACGAAGGGGACACAGATGCAGAGGCCGCCAATACCAGGTTCAGCATAAAATATGTAGATGCTGATAAGTACAAGCTCAACACTAAGCCTCATGTAGCCGCCCTGGATGCCGATCAATTGAAGTTCCCGCTCAAGCTACGCAACTGGCAAGAGGGCGACTGGTTTGTACCGCTTGGCATGAACGGCAAAAAGAAAATCAGTGATTTCCTGATAGATAAGAAGGTACCCGCTAACCTAAAAGGGCAAACACTGGTATTAGTTTCTGACCAGTCTATTGCCTGGGTTGTAGGGCAGCGCCTGGATAACCGCTTTAAAGTAAGCGATAAAACGGAACGGGTGGTAGAGATAACCATGAGCTCCTCCCGTAGTTCGTAACACTTTTTACATACTCTGGCTTAGAAAACACAGCTGTTATTTTACCTGAAAAGCCTCTGCTTTTCAGGCTGATGCCACATATCAATAATTAACTATACATTACAGCCGATATGTAGCATATTTTTCTAAATTTACAGTAGAGTTAACCGAATCTCAAACTAAAATAAAACTATACCCGACCATGAAAGTAACCGTAGTTGGAGCAGGTAACGTTGGGGCAACATGCGCCGATGTGCTAGCTTACCGCGAAATCGCGAACGAAGTAGTACTAGTGGATATTAAAGAGGGTTTTGCCGAAGGCAAGGCACTTGATATCTGGCAGAAAGCACCAATCAACCTTTACGACACGCGCACTGTAGGCGTAACAAACGATTACAGCAGAACTGCTGACTCTGATGTAGTAGTTATTACATCGGGCCTACCGCGCAAACCAGGTATGACACGCGACGACCTGATTTCTACCAACGCCGGTATCGTGCAGTCGGTGACAGAGAATATTATCAAGCACTCCCCGAATGCCATCATCATTGTAGTTTCGAACCCGCTGGATGTAATGACCTATGCAGCGCACATTACCTCTAAGCTGCCACGCACACGCGTAATGGGTATGGCCGGTATCTTAGACACAGCCCGCTACCGTGCGTTTCTGGCTGAGGCACTGAATGTGTCTCCGAAAGATATTCAGGCAGTGCTGATGGGTGGCCACGGTGATACTATGGTTCCGCTTCCGCGCTACACTACTGTGGGCGGTATTCCGGTAACAGAACTAATTGACGAGGAAACGCTGAACGCCATTGTAGACCGCACAAAGAACGGTGGTGGTGAGCTGGTGAAACTGATGGGTACTTCTGCCTGGTATGCTCCGGGTTCGGCAGCTGCTCAAATGGTGGAGGCCATCGTACGCGACCAGCGCCGTGTGTTCCCGGTTTGTGTGAAGCTGGAAGGCGAGTACGGTATTGATGGTGTATACCTGGGTGTACCGGTTATTCTTGGCAAAAACGGTATCGAGAAAGTAATCGAGCTGCAGCTAAACGATGAGGAGAAGCAACTGCTGGAAACCTCACGCGGACACGTGAAAGAAGTAATGGAAGCGCTGGATAAAATTAACGCTGCCAACGCTTAAGTTTGACACTCCCACGCCTAAAGGCAGTAGGATTCTTGGGCTACCGAACCATTGTCCTTGTATATCTCCCAAGCTGAAACGGTCTGCCCGACCGCCTTATTTCTTATATTACTAGCTGCGTTCACATCCCTGTCCAAGACGTGTCCGTTAGCTCTGGGTCCAATACCTGTCCGATAGTTTCAGGTCGGTGTTGCGCCAGCCACATACCGAACAGTCCTGAGAAGTATGGTTGGGAGCTACTTTATGAAACTCCCGACCATACCACCTGGACTTGTATTCCAGCATCTGCACGAACTGATACCATCCAGCGTCCGATATTGATTTGGCTAACTTGTGGTTTTTGAGCATATGCTGCACTTGCAGGTTCTCAACGACAATCGCTTGGTTCTCGCGAATGAGTTGAGTAGTCAGCTGGTGGTGGAAGTCCTTGCGGGTGTTGCTCACTTTCAGGTGCAGCCTGGCCAGCTTTGCGGCAGCCTTTCGCCTGTTACTACCATCTTTCTTCTTCCTGCTGACCGAACGCTGTGCTTTCCTTAGCTGGTACTGGTAGCGATACAGGTGCTTTGGATTATCCACCACCTGACCGTCTGAGGTGACCACAAAGGACTTGATACCCATGTCCAGCCCCAACACGTTTGTCACTGGTGGAAGCGGTGCTATCTCCACCTCACAGCACAGGGCCACATGCCACCCATCAGCTTCCCTGACAACGCTGCCTGTCCTGATAACCCCCTGCACATCCTGTGACTTGCGGTACTTGACCTTGCCGATTTTCGGTAGCTGGACTGTACAGGTATTCTCGTGCAGCTTCACCCCCTGCTTGTAGGTGAAGGAGCGATACTGGCCTCGCCTGGCGAACCTGGGGAATCCCTTGCCCTGCTTGAAGAAGCCATCGTAGGACCTGAACAATCTATCTGTCACCTCCTGTAAAGTTTGTGAGTGTACGCACCCGATCCATTCCACGTCCCTGGCGATAGCAGAGAGCTCTTGCTGCATCTGGTTCTTGCCGATGGAAAGCCGGTGGTTTGTGTACAACTGCTTCTTATAGTCCAGGCAGAGGTTGTAGACATACCGGCACGAGCCGAGCCACTGTGCGAGGAGCCTGAGCTTGCGCCCTGGTGGGTTTGAGTCGGAAGCGGTATGTCTTGATCTGATTCACGGCTTCTTTTGGCGCCTTGCCCGGTGCAGGGCATGTTTGCTGCAGCAAAGGTAACAGCCGGCAAGTGCAGGCGGTAGAACATAGGGTAAAATCGAACCCAGCAAAAGTGAAGGGATGCTGCACCACATCGAGTGGTTCAAAAAGAAAACCAAATTCATCCCTTGGCTAAAGCCCCAAGTGTTAGGGCTTTCTTTGGCATTTTCTCGTAAAAAGTATACTTGTTGATACTAAAGGCGCCGCTTCTAATAAGAGCGGCGCTTTTGTTTTTATAAACTTCGCCATATAAGGTGTGCATGCGAGTGTCTCCTCTCGATAATGCTAAGAGTTGTAGCTCAGTTTACCTTTAGTAGTTTTGTTGGCGCACCGGCTCCTTATGTTTTATTTGCTTTAGCAATTGCTTTATCCAACTTGATACTAGCTATACTTTTTAGTTGCAGTACATCCATAGCCTTACCATTCTTGTTGTTTCATTTCAGATTTTGGTGCCCTCAAGGCCGGGTGGCCTCGTCCTGGGGGTAGGGGGCCTTGATAAGGGCATCGCGCTGTGTTCCCTCCTGCGCCTTGTGAGATCCAAGGACTGGAATCAGGTCCGATGGCCCCAACCTTTGCTACTCCTCCTTTAAAAGGGGCACAGGGGGATGTTTATCGTTCCCGAAAATTCCCTCCTCAAAGGAGTTAGGGGGTGGGTTCACCTGAATAGCTCTAACCACAGTACTTATACTTTAGAAGCAGCAGCTACAGTAAATCTTCCTCTTCTTAGCTGTAGGAAGATTGCCCATGCTATAGCATAGAAGACTGTTCACTGAAGTTGACTAGCAGAAGATTAAAACCTGAATCCAACGGAGAAGTATGGCAGTACGCCATCCTCAGAAAAACCGACTACTCCGTGCAAAAGTAGAAGCTGGGCAGGCAACACATAAAAGCCCGCACCAAAGCCGTCGTGCCAGCCACCTCCGTCGTCTCCACTTTCTGACCAAACACGGCCTATATCGTTAAAGCCTATCAAGCCCACAGAGCCTGGAAGCAGGTAGGAGGTAAAGTCAAATAGCTTGAGGCGCAGCTCGAGGTTGTGATAAAGCATCTGGTCGCCGGCAAACCTGAAATTGCGGTAGCCGCGCAGGTTGTTTGTGCCACCAAGGTACATTAGCTGGAAGAAAGCCGGATCACCGAAAGTTGTACCTCCGCCAATGCGGTTTGCTACCACCAACCTGTTACTTAGCCTGAAGTAAACACCCAACTCCGACTGTAGCTGCCCGTACTCTCGTTCCTCGTCATTGAACTGGCCAACCCCGCGCAGGTTAGTACTCCAGAATATACCTTTTGAAGGCTGTACTTCATCATCCCGGGTATCGAGAGTGAAGCCGCCTATCAAGCCACTATAGTACTTGCTTTCAAACAGGTTCTCTTCCGGGTTTTGCTGCTGGTACAAGTTAATAAAGCGTCCCTCATTGTCTTCAGGCCGCATACTGAAGAACTGCCCCGTAATACCACCAAACACGCTGAAGCGCTGCGTAAGCTGGCGTTTCAGCACCACTTGCGCCTCTATAAAGTCGTAACGGGTGCGGTAGTAGCGTATGGGTTTACTGCCTTCGTCTATAAATTCTGTGTTGTTACCTACCCCAAAGAAGTTGCTTGTGTTGTTAGGAGCTCTGGCATCAAGCTCTACTCCTACATCATACTTGCCTATCAGCTGTGGAAAGTCACCTTCGTACCTTCCGAAGAAAGCATTAGTTGCCAGGGCATGGCCTACCATAAACCTATGCTGTGCTGCATAAGGGTCTTTCCGGAAACCTTGCTTAGTATACCTAAACCCAGCCCCTAGCAGCACGCCATCATCTATGTTGTAGCCGGCAGTTACCAGTGGCATCAGCACGTCATACTCAAAACTACGCGGGTCATAGTTGTTCACAATAGTGTCCTCAGAAGTGCGCAGCTTAGCCAAACCTCTTTCTGGCAACCTATTTTCCTCGTCCGAGCGATCGTAAACCAGTAGCTTCTTCTTGTTCCTGAAATCGCTGGCAATGTCGAATGTATCGGCACTACCACCTCCTATAAGGCGCACCTTTATTTTAGATTTGCCAGTGCCTTGTACTCTAAACACATCCGTATCGCCACGGCCATACAAGCGCAGCTCTTTCGTTACTACCGGGGAAAACGTGCGGTCTAGCAACAGGCGATCCCTGTCCCCTTCTTTCTTGATCTTGTATACTTTCAGGTTTATACTTCCATCCGGCAAATAATCAAGGTTAAACTCTTCGTGCTTGTCTGAACCAGGAATGTCTACTGCCTCGGCTAAGAATCGGTAGTATTTCAATGCCTGCTCCTGCAGGTTATC is a genomic window containing:
- the tilS gene encoding tRNA lysidine(34) synthetase TilS; translated protein: MLQKVSGYIQSHGLCQPTDKILAAVSGGIDSVVLCEVLHQLKYDFALAHCNFGLRAEDAEADQLFIKKLAKKYNVPFFTENFNTRAFAEQEKLSTQMAARTLRYNWFEQIRQQEGYDYIATAHHSNDTTETILLHLTKGTGIAGLHGIPPKNGHIIRPMLSVTKDDIYEYVTERKLIWREDSSNQTTKYQRNKIRHEVIPVLKEINPNLEETMLHTAERVSHAESIVAAYIENLRQQSIKEEEEAVYASLTPLQNATGLPVVLHELLRPYNFSYAVVLELVEALEGISGKQFDSPTHTLVKDREQLVITRRNLSSFGSILINEGDTDAEAANTRFSIKYVDADKYKLNTKPHVAALDADQLKFPLKLRNWQEGDWFVPLGMNGKKKISDFLIDKKVPANLKGQTLVLVSDQSIAWVVGQRLDNRFKVSDKTERVVEITMSSSRSS
- the mdh gene encoding malate dehydrogenase translates to MKVTVVGAGNVGATCADVLAYREIANEVVLVDIKEGFAEGKALDIWQKAPINLYDTRTVGVTNDYSRTADSDVVVITSGLPRKPGMTRDDLISTNAGIVQSVTENIIKHSPNAIIIVVSNPLDVMTYAAHITSKLPRTRVMGMAGILDTARYRAFLAEALNVSPKDIQAVLMGGHGDTMVPLPRYTTVGGIPVTELIDEETLNAIVDRTKNGGGELVKLMGTSAWYAPGSAAAQMVEAIVRDQRRVFPVCVKLEGEYGIDGVYLGVPVILGKNGIEKVIELQLNDEEKQLLETSRGHVKEVMEALDKINAANA
- a CDS encoding RNA-guided endonuclease InsQ/TnpB family protein — translated: MRSRHTASDSNPPGRKLRLLAQWLGSCRYVYNLCLDYKKQLYTNHRLSIGKNQMQQELSAIARDVEWIGCVHSQTLQEVTDRLFRSYDGFFKQGKGFPRFARRGQYRSFTYKQGVKLHENTCTVQLPKIGKVKYRKSQDVQGVIRTGSVVREADGWHVALCCEVEIAPLPPVTNVLGLDMGIKSFVVTSDGQVVDNPKHLYRYQYQLRKAQRSVSRKKKDGSNRRKAAAKLARLHLKVSNTRKDFHHQLTTQLIRENQAIVVENLQVQHMLKNHKLAKSISDAGWYQFVQMLEYKSRWYGREFHKVAPNHTSQDCSVCGWRNTDLKLSDRYWTQS
- a CDS encoding BamA/TamA family outer membrane protein, whose amino-acid sequence is MIPGIDKYNFLSLLLCCWLSCLAANAQSVTPQQDSITIAIASEYDEVGKRHRFWFGDNYRELWSTPVKLRVFRLNEERGGMKILKRGGGQQTKSLRLADSTGKEWVLRTVQKDPEMALPENLRETVAKDIVQDQISSSHPFGALVVPPLAEALNVLHTNPEIVYLPDDPALGEYREDYANAVYLLEEREPIRAGVDTDNTETVLEKLEEDNDTRVNQRSVLRARLLDFVIGDWDRHEDQWRWRELEDQAGDYYDPIPRDRDQIFFKNEGVIPKIGSRKWIMPKFQGFDKDIRDIKGFNFNARFFDRMFLTHLSEQDWQEEVKVVQDRLTDDLLEKAVRRMPEPIFKQGGAELISTMKARRDNLQEQALKYYRFLAEAVDIPGSDKHEEFNLDYLPDGSINLKVYKIKKEGDRDRLLLDRTFSPVVTKELRLYGRGDTDVFRVQGTGKSKIKVRLIGGGSADTFDIASDFRNKKKLLVYDRSDEENRLPERGLAKLRTSEDTIVNNYDPRSFEYDVLMPLVTAGYNIDDGVLLGAGFRYTKQGFRKDPYAAQHRFMVGHALATNAFFGRYEGDFPQLIGKYDVGVELDARAPNNTSNFFGVGNNTEFIDEGSKPIRYYRTRYDFIEAQVVLKRQLTQRFSVFGGITGQFFSMRPEDNEGRFINLYQQQNPEENLFESKYYSGLIGGFTLDTRDDEVQPSKGIFWSTNLRGVGQFNDEEREYGQLQSELGVYFRLSNRLVVANRIGGGTTFGDPAFFQLMYLGGTNNLRGYRNFRFAGDQMLYHNLELRLKLFDFTSYLLPGSVGLIGFNDIGRVWSESGDDGGGWHDGFGAGFYVLPAQLLLLHGVVGFSEDGVLPYFSVGFRF